A genomic segment from Acidobacteriota bacterium encodes:
- a CDS encoding mannose-1-phosphate guanylyltransferase: protein MPDIYHVIMAGGSGTRFWPASRRSRPKQFLSLSGEASLIRQTFDRCAASGPAGRILVSAGEEHRAGVIAALPELPDSRFIGEPVARNTAPAVGLSALRLSLMDPGAIAVFCPADHVYSRPGAYAEAIATAAEVAAAGDHLVTLGIRPARPETGYGYIEAGEAGASGSLRALRFIEKPDAATASTLAGSGRHFWNAGVFVWRVASILDAIRRHHPILHDGLERIRAALGPALPEAADDPLARPAVRSAVREVFASQPSISIDYAVMEKARNVLVVPCDAGWSDVGSWDAVAELGAPDDAGNVLDEEVLAIESSGNLVRSGGKVIALVGVSDLIVVDAGDALLICRRGSSQKVRDVVAALSRRGRPDLL from the coding sequence ATGCCGGACATCTATCACGTCATCATGGCGGGCGGATCGGGAACGCGCTTCTGGCCCGCGAGCCGCAGGTCGAGGCCCAAGCAGTTTCTTTCGCTCTCGGGCGAGGCCTCGCTGATACGGCAGACGTTCGATCGCTGCGCTGCGTCGGGGCCGGCCGGGCGGATCCTCGTCTCGGCGGGGGAGGAGCATCGCGCGGGAGTCATCGCGGCGCTCCCGGAGCTTCCCGACTCGCGTTTCATCGGCGAGCCGGTGGCGCGCAACACCGCCCCGGCCGTGGGCCTCTCGGCCCTCAGGCTGTCGCTGATGGATCCCGGCGCGATCGCGGTCTTCTGCCCGGCGGATCACGTCTACTCCCGCCCGGGGGCGTACGCCGAGGCGATCGCGACGGCCGCCGAAGTCGCCGCGGCCGGCGACCATCTCGTCACTCTGGGGATTCGCCCGGCACGCCCGGAGACCGGCTACGGGTACATCGAGGCGGGCGAGGCCGGCGCGTCAGGCTCGCTGCGGGCGCTCCGGTTCATCGAGAAGCCCGACGCGGCGACCGCCTCGACTCTCGCGGGCTCCGGACGCCACTTCTGGAACGCCGGGGTCTTCGTGTGGCGGGTGGCGTCGATCCTCGACGCGATCCGCCGCCATCATCCGATCCTGCACGACGGTCTTGAGAGAATCCGGGCCGCGCTCGGCCCCGCCCTCCCGGAGGCGGCGGACGATCCGCTGGCGCGCCCGGCCGTCCGGAGCGCCGTCCGCGAGGTGTTCGCCTCGCAGCCCTCGATCTCGATCGACTACGCCGTGATGGAAAAAGCCCGGAACGTTCTCGTGGTTCCGTGCGACGCGGGGTGGAGCGACGTCGGATCCTGGGACGCCGTGGCGGAGCTCGGCGCGCCGGACGACGCCGGCAACGTCCTCGACGAGGAGGTGCTGGCGATCGAGTCGAGCGGCAACCTGGTGCGTTCCGGCGGGAAGGTCATCGCGCTCGTCGGGGTGAGCGACCTGATCGTCGTCGACGCGGGCGACGCCCTCCTCATCTGCCGCCGGGGCTCGTCGCA
- a CDS encoding tetratricopeptide repeat protein, whose product MAFLVAAGAAWLQFDRGWVGWEASRGAELYNSGKPGPAYPYLTRAVSRTSLAAKPCLDLGDLAVWTVDDGAFQHFYRIDDARTLLRLAFLSYAEALNRQPGSARAWAGLAEVFKKERSLRLKDEAVDLDALSGERPQSLDAEDRLVVAAYSRSTRLEPNNYFYHAYLGDFYDGRGLRREALAAYARSIEIMPDLSWHYYLPKQDVPADLYAAARGALERALVSNHLFLRERVWLNLADLAERAGDHDTAVDAYRQAIAAAADPSPYMQLLGELLFGLKRYDEAEKVLKDSISRQSLQSRTSGLVYALLGKCAMMRNDQREAVEYLKQARWLSPTVAYIGVELGQAYESLGMLAQAEAEYEAAIRLEPNKASVYAELIAMYRRTHQISKAIALARRLVEMFPDNEIFKDQLRSLNREIGRPEAG is encoded by the coding sequence ATGGCTTTCCTCGTCGCCGCCGGCGCGGCCTGGCTGCAGTTCGATCGAGGGTGGGTTGGATGGGAGGCGTCCCGTGGAGCCGAGCTCTACAACTCGGGGAAGCCCGGCCCGGCCTACCCCTATCTCACGCGCGCCGTGTCGCGAACGTCCCTCGCCGCGAAGCCGTGCCTGGATCTGGGCGATCTCGCCGTCTGGACGGTGGACGACGGAGCGTTCCAGCATTTCTACCGGATCGACGACGCGCGGACGCTGCTGCGGCTCGCCTTCCTGTCGTACGCGGAGGCTCTCAATCGGCAGCCGGGCTCGGCCAGGGCCTGGGCCGGGCTCGCCGAGGTGTTCAAGAAAGAGCGATCGCTCCGGCTGAAGGACGAAGCGGTCGACCTCGACGCCCTCTCGGGGGAGCGGCCGCAGAGCCTCGACGCCGAGGACCGCCTCGTCGTCGCGGCGTACTCGCGGTCGACCCGCCTCGAGCCCAACAACTACTTCTACCACGCTTACCTCGGAGATTTCTACGACGGACGCGGCCTGAGGCGGGAGGCGCTCGCCGCGTACGCCCGATCGATCGAGATCATGCCGGACCTGTCGTGGCACTACTACCTGCCGAAACAGGACGTGCCGGCGGACCTCTACGCCGCCGCGCGCGGAGCGCTCGAGAGGGCGCTCGTGTCGAACCACCTCTTCCTGCGCGAGAGGGTCTGGCTCAATCTCGCGGATCTCGCCGAGAGGGCGGGCGACCACGACACGGCCGTGGACGCCTACCGCCAGGCGATCGCGGCGGCCGCGGATCCGTCGCCCTACATGCAGCTCCTCGGAGAGCTCCTCTTCGGCCTGAAGCGATACGACGAGGCGGAGAAGGTTCTCAAGGACTCCATCTCCCGCCAGAGCCTGCAGTCCCGAACCTCCGGTCTGGTGTACGCGCTGCTCGGAAAGTGCGCGATGATGCGGAACGACCAGCGCGAGGCGGTCGAGTACCTGAAGCAGGCGCGATGGCTCAGCCCGACGGTGGCGTACATCGGCGTCGAGCTCGGCCAGGCGTACGAGTCGCTCGGGATGCTCGCCCAGGCGGAGGCGGAGTACGAAGCGGCCATCCGCCTCGAGCCGAACAAGGCCAGCGTCTACGCCGAGCTGATCGCCATGTACCGCAGGACGCACCAGATCAGCAAGGCGATCGCGCTGGCGCGCCGGCTCGTCGAGATGTTTCCCGACAACGAGATCTTCAAGGACCAGCTCCGATCCCTGAACCGGGAGATCGGTCGGCCAGAGGCCGGGTAG